The proteins below come from a single Arthrobacter sp. B1I2 genomic window:
- the tkt gene encoding transketolase, with protein sequence MEEQELSWTSLDQRAVDTIRVLAADAVEKVGNGHPGTAMSLAPAAYLLFQKLMRHDPRDPQWLGRDRFILSPGHTSLTLYIQLFLSGYGLELKDLEALRTWGSLTPGHPEYKHTAGVEITTGPLGQGLASSVGFAYSQRRQRGLFDADAPAGQSPFDHTIWVIASDGDLQEGVTAEASSLAGHQELGNLVVIYDENHISIEDDTDISFTEDVLKRYEAYGWHTQRVDWTRTGEYKEDVQELYTALLAAKAETSKPSIISLRTIIGYPAPKKQNTGKIHGSALGADEVAALKEVLGFDPAKAFEVDQEVLNHARQVVERGAAERKEWEESFNAWQAANPEGAALLQRIEAQELPEGVDAALPVFPAGKDVSTRAASGKVLNALGPVLPELWGGSADLAESNNTTIEGSPSFVPASKQTDAWSGNPYGRVLHFGIREHAAASIVNGISLAGNTRAFSGTFLIFSDYQRPAIRLGALMGAPSLYVWTHDSIGLGEDGPTHQPVEQLASLRAIVGLDVVRPGDANEVAAAWKTMLENHGNPAGIVLTRQNIPTWERGVGDADGDTFASTAGVAKGGYVLAEASKDGATVPADVILIATGSEVQLAVQAREALQADGIAARVVSMPCVEWFKKQDAAYRESVLPAAVKARVSVEAGLALGWREFVGDAGRSVSLEHYGASADYKRLFQEFGITAEAVAAAAKDSLSSLQA encoded by the coding sequence TTGGAAGAGCAAGAACTGTCATGGACCAGCTTGGACCAGCGGGCGGTGGACACCATCCGCGTCCTGGCCGCCGACGCCGTGGAGAAGGTGGGCAACGGCCATCCCGGCACCGCCATGAGCCTGGCCCCGGCCGCCTACCTGCTTTTCCAGAAGCTGATGCGCCACGATCCCCGTGATCCGCAGTGGCTGGGCCGCGACCGCTTCATCCTGTCCCCCGGCCATACCTCCCTCACGCTCTACATCCAGTTGTTCCTTTCCGGCTACGGGCTGGAACTGAAGGACCTGGAGGCACTGCGCACCTGGGGTTCACTCACCCCTGGACACCCTGAGTACAAGCACACCGCCGGCGTGGAGATCACCACCGGCCCGCTGGGCCAGGGCCTCGCGTCTTCGGTGGGCTTCGCCTACTCGCAGCGCCGCCAGCGCGGCCTGTTCGACGCCGACGCTCCCGCTGGCCAGTCGCCGTTCGACCACACCATCTGGGTCATCGCTTCCGACGGCGACCTCCAGGAAGGCGTCACGGCCGAGGCTTCCTCGCTGGCCGGCCACCAGGAACTCGGGAACCTCGTAGTCATCTATGACGAGAACCACATCTCCATCGAGGACGACACCGACATCTCGTTCACCGAGGATGTCCTGAAGCGCTACGAGGCCTACGGCTGGCACACCCAGCGGGTGGACTGGACCCGGACCGGCGAATACAAGGAAGACGTCCAGGAGCTCTACACAGCCCTGCTCGCCGCCAAGGCCGAGACCTCCAAGCCGTCCATCATCTCGCTGCGGACCATCATCGGCTACCCGGCGCCCAAGAAGCAGAACACCGGCAAGATCCATGGCTCCGCCCTCGGCGCCGACGAAGTCGCCGCATTGAAGGAAGTTCTGGGCTTCGATCCCGCCAAGGCCTTTGAGGTGGACCAGGAAGTCCTGAACCACGCCCGCCAGGTGGTGGAGCGCGGCGCCGCCGAGCGCAAGGAATGGGAAGAGTCCTTCAACGCCTGGCAGGCAGCCAACCCCGAGGGCGCGGCGCTCCTGCAGCGTATCGAAGCACAGGAACTTCCCGAAGGCGTGGACGCAGCCCTCCCGGTCTTCCCGGCCGGCAAGGACGTCTCCACCCGCGCGGCATCCGGCAAGGTCCTCAATGCCCTGGGCCCGGTCCTGCCCGAACTGTGGGGCGGCTCCGCCGATCTGGCCGAGTCCAACAACACCACCATTGAGGGCTCGCCGTCCTTCGTGCCGGCCTCCAAGCAGACCGATGCCTGGTCCGGCAACCCGTACGGCCGCGTGCTGCACTTCGGCATCCGCGAGCACGCCGCTGCCTCGATCGTGAACGGCATCAGCCTGGCGGGCAACACCCGCGCATTCTCCGGCACCTTCCTGATCTTCAGCGACTACCAGCGCCCCGCCATCCGCCTCGGTGCTCTGATGGGCGCTCCGTCGCTGTACGTCTGGACGCACGACTCCATCGGCCTGGGCGAGGACGGCCCCACCCACCAGCCGGTGGAGCAACTCGCCTCGCTGCGCGCCATCGTGGGCCTGGACGTGGTACGCCCCGGCGACGCCAACGAGGTGGCAGCCGCCTGGAAGACCATGCTGGAAAACCACGGCAACCCGGCAGGCATCGTCCTGACGCGCCAGAACATCCCTACCTGGGAACGCGGCGTGGGCGACGCGGACGGTGACACCTTCGCGTCCACGGCGGGTGTGGCAAAGGGCGGCTACGTCCTGGCCGAGGCATCGAAAGACGGCGCCACGGTGCCGGCCGACGTGATCCTCATTGCCACCGGTTCCGAGGTCCAGCTGGCCGTCCAGGCCCGCGAAGCCCTCCAGGCCGACGGCATCGCGGCCCGCGTTGTCTCCATGCCGTGTGTTGAGTGGTTCAAGAAGCAGGACGCCGCCTACCGCGAGTCCGTCCTGCCCGCCGCCGTCAAGGCACGCGTCTCGGTGGAAGCCGGGCTGGCCTTGGGCTGGCGTGAATTCGTCGGCGATGCCGGCCGTTCCGTGAGCCTCGAGCACTACGGCGCTTCCGCTGACTACAAGCGCCTCTTCCAGGAGTTCGGCATCACGGCAGAAGCAGTGGCTGCCGCCGCCAAGGACTCCCTCTCCAGCCTCCAGGCCTGA
- the tal gene encoding transaldolase, with product MTTPTQQLSDAGVSIWLDDLSRGRLETGTLRKLIEEKNVVGVTTNPSIFHAAITSGTDYDHIIAGKAAEGASVEDTIFEITTTDVADACDLFAPVAAASKGIDGRVSIEVDPRLAWDTAGTIAEAKHLSQRVNKDNVLIKIPATIEGLGAITATLAEGISVNVTLIFSLERYRAVINAFQAGLEQARENGHDLSKIHSVASFFVSRVDSEIDKRLDKIGTDEAKALKGKAGLANARLAYQVYEELFATERWALLADAGALPQRPLWASTGVKDPAYPDTLYVTELVAPGVVNTMPEKTLDATFDHGVVTGDTVRGTYDEANATLDALEKLGISYNDVVALLETEGLDKFVASWKELLADVEGALASARKAS from the coding sequence ATGACGACACCCACCCAGCAGCTCTCCGACGCCGGAGTCTCCATCTGGCTCGACGACCTTTCCCGCGGACGCCTGGAAACCGGCACGCTCCGCAAGCTCATTGAAGAAAAGAACGTGGTTGGCGTGACTACCAACCCCTCCATCTTCCACGCGGCCATCACCTCCGGTACTGACTACGACCACATCATTGCCGGCAAGGCAGCAGAAGGCGCCAGCGTGGAGGACACGATCTTCGAGATCACCACCACCGACGTCGCTGACGCCTGCGACCTGTTCGCACCGGTAGCGGCAGCCAGCAAGGGCATTGACGGCCGGGTTTCCATCGAGGTTGATCCCCGCCTGGCCTGGGACACTGCAGGAACCATCGCGGAGGCCAAGCACCTCTCCCAGCGCGTCAACAAGGACAACGTCCTCATCAAGATCCCGGCAACGATCGAAGGCCTCGGCGCCATCACGGCCACCCTGGCCGAGGGCATCAGCGTCAACGTGACCCTGATCTTCTCGCTGGAGCGTTACCGCGCGGTCATCAACGCCTTCCAGGCCGGCCTGGAGCAGGCCAGGGAAAACGGCCACGACCTCTCGAAGATCCACTCCGTGGCCTCGTTCTTCGTCTCCCGCGTGGACTCCGAAATCGACAAGCGCCTCGACAAGATTGGCACCGACGAGGCCAAGGCCCTCAAGGGCAAGGCAGGCCTTGCCAACGCCCGCCTGGCCTACCAGGTCTACGAAGAGCTCTTCGCCACCGAACGCTGGGCCCTGCTGGCCGACGCCGGTGCGCTCCCCCAGCGTCCCCTGTGGGCTTCCACCGGCGTGAAGGATCCGGCCTACCCGGACACTCTCTACGTCACCGAGCTCGTTGCCCCCGGCGTGGTGAACACCATGCCGGAAAAGACCCTGGATGCCACCTTCGACCACGGCGTGGTGACCGGTGACACCGTCAGGGGCACCTATGACGAGGCGAACGCCACGCTGGATGCCCTGGAAAAGCTGGGGATCTCCTACAACGACGTCGTGGCACTCCTCGAGACCGAAGGCCTGGACAAGTTCGTGGCCAGCTGGAAGGAACTCCTCGCCGACGTCGAAGGCGCCCTCGCCTCTGCACGGAAGGCTTCCTAA
- a CDS encoding glucose-6-phosphate isomerase, with protein sequence MSTLSYDATGAAQQALEQHLPALVEDRIATRIFAKDHTLWGPDAESESAVRLGWVEAASVSQPLVKDILELRDALRAEGVSRIVLCGMGGSSLAPEVIAGTAGVELTVLDSTDPDQVRAALADRLAETAIVVSSKSGSTLETDSQRRIFEQAFTEAGVDAKSRIIIVTDPDSPLDKASREAGYRAVFNADPNVGGRYSALTAFGLVPSGLAGVDVQAFLDEAEEAAEILNDDAPENIGLALGTALGGTSPLRNKIVIAEDGSGIVGFADWAEQLIAESTGKLGTGVLPVVAGPHAAEVTAGAPDVLVVRLVAADADVELGDNQVAIAGGLAMQMMVWEFATAVAGRLLGINPFDQPDVEAAKVAARGLLDAQPEPTPAAFVDGAIEVRGGDWLGDAATAEGAVKALLGTLAEDSYLSVQAYFDRLAFAGLEGIRDELAAATGRPVTFGWGPRFLHSTGQFHKGGPAIGVFLQVTAAPAEDLGIPDRPFTFGELISAQAAGDAQVLGEHGRPVLRLHLTDRAAGVAQLQDVVAALSTRASATES encoded by the coding sequence ATGAGCACTCTCAGCTACGACGCCACCGGCGCAGCCCAGCAGGCACTTGAACAGCACCTGCCCGCCCTCGTCGAGGACCGGATTGCCACCCGGATCTTCGCCAAGGACCACACCCTGTGGGGTCCGGATGCCGAGTCCGAGTCGGCGGTCCGCCTCGGTTGGGTGGAGGCCGCATCCGTCTCACAGCCTTTGGTCAAGGACATCCTGGAACTCCGCGACGCCCTCCGCGCCGAGGGCGTCAGCAGGATCGTGCTCTGCGGCATGGGCGGATCCTCGCTGGCCCCCGAGGTCATCGCAGGCACCGCCGGCGTCGAGCTGACAGTGCTGGACAGCACCGACCCGGACCAGGTCAGGGCTGCCCTCGCGGACCGGCTGGCAGAGACCGCCATCGTGGTCTCATCCAAGTCCGGCTCCACCCTGGAGACCGACTCGCAGCGGCGCATTTTCGAGCAGGCCTTCACGGAGGCCGGCGTGGACGCCAAGAGCCGGATCATCATCGTGACGGACCCGGACTCGCCGCTGGACAAGGCATCCCGCGAAGCCGGCTACCGGGCAGTGTTCAACGCCGACCCCAACGTGGGCGGCCGCTACTCGGCCCTGACGGCATTCGGCCTGGTCCCCTCCGGCCTGGCCGGCGTGGACGTCCAGGCGTTCCTCGACGAGGCAGAGGAAGCTGCCGAGATCCTCAACGACGACGCCCCTGAGAACATCGGGCTGGCCCTGGGCACCGCCCTGGGGGGTACCAGCCCGCTGCGGAACAAGATCGTCATCGCCGAGGACGGCTCCGGCATCGTTGGCTTCGCCGATTGGGCTGAGCAGCTCATCGCCGAATCCACCGGCAAGCTGGGCACCGGCGTCCTTCCCGTCGTCGCCGGCCCGCATGCCGCTGAGGTAACCGCCGGCGCCCCTGACGTCCTGGTGGTGCGGCTCGTGGCCGCGGATGCCGACGTCGAACTCGGTGACAACCAGGTGGCCATCGCAGGCGGCCTCGCCATGCAGATGATGGTGTGGGAGTTCGCCACTGCCGTTGCCGGTCGCCTGCTGGGAATCAACCCGTTCGACCAGCCCGACGTCGAGGCCGCCAAGGTGGCTGCGCGCGGGCTGCTGGACGCCCAGCCGGAACCCACGCCTGCGGCATTCGTTGACGGCGCCATTGAGGTCCGCGGCGGCGATTGGCTCGGGGACGCTGCCACCGCAGAGGGTGCCGTCAAGGCCCTGCTGGGCACCCTGGCTGAGGACAGCTACCTGAGTGTCCAGGCGTACTTCGACCGGCTCGCTTTCGCCGGACTTGAGGGTATCCGGGACGAACTGGCGGCCGCCACGGGCCGCCCGGTGACGTTCGGCTGGGGCCCGCGGTTCCTGCACTCCACCGGCCAGTTCCACAAGGGCGGGCCGGCCATCGGCGTGTTCCTGCAGGTCACTGCCGCGCCCGCCGAGGACCTGGGAATCCCGGACCGGCCCTTCACCTTTGGCGAGCTCATCTCCGCCCAGGCTGCAGGCGACGCCCAGGTGCTGGGTGAGCACGGCCGTCCCGTGCTGCGCCTCCACCTCACCGACCGTGCCGCCGGCGTGGCGCAGCTGCAGGACGTTGTCGCTGCCCTGTCCACCCGCGCATCCGCTACCGAAAGCTAA
- the zwf gene encoding glucose-6-phosphate dehydrogenase encodes MPETEYGRKGAGRGRNPLRDPRDRRLNRIAGPSSLVLFGVTGDLARKKLMPAVYDLANRGLLPPSFALVGFARREWDKEDFAAEVKASVQAHARTPFDEAVWNQLSEGIRFVQGEFDDDAAFERLGETIKELDDVRGTRGNHAFYLSIPPKAFEQVCRQLSKHGLAQAEGDKWRRVVIEKPFGHDLESARKLNDIVESVFPPDAVFRIDHYLGKETVQNILALRFANQLFEPLWNANYVDHVQITMAEDIGTGGRAGYYDGVGAARDVIQNHLLQLLALTAMEEPISFNADDLRAEKEKVLAAVKLPEDLSTHSARGQFTGGWQGGEQVQGYLEEEGIPADSTTETYAAIRVDIHTRRWSGVPFYLRAGKRLGRRVTEIAVVFKRAPNLLFRDHGEDDFGQNAVVIRVQPDEGVTIRFGSKVPGTQMEVRDVTMDFGYGHSFTESSPEAYERLILDVLLGEPPLFPRHEEVELSWKILDPFEEYWASLAEQPEPYAPGSWGPASADELLARDGRTWRRP; translated from the coding sequence ATGCCAGAAACTGAATACGGCAGGAAGGGCGCGGGCCGCGGGCGTAATCCGCTGCGCGATCCGCGTGACCGCCGTTTGAACCGGATTGCCGGTCCGTCGTCCTTGGTGCTCTTTGGGGTAACGGGTGACCTTGCCCGGAAAAAGCTGATGCCGGCTGTGTACGACCTCGCCAACCGTGGGTTGCTGCCGCCGAGTTTCGCGCTGGTAGGGTTCGCCCGCCGGGAGTGGGACAAGGAAGACTTCGCCGCGGAGGTGAAGGCATCGGTGCAGGCCCATGCCCGCACTCCTTTTGATGAGGCGGTATGGAACCAGTTGTCCGAGGGCATCCGTTTTGTCCAGGGCGAGTTCGACGACGACGCCGCGTTCGAGCGGTTGGGCGAGACGATCAAGGAACTCGACGACGTCCGCGGCACCCGCGGGAACCACGCGTTCTACCTGTCCATTCCGCCCAAGGCGTTCGAGCAGGTCTGCCGGCAGCTGTCCAAGCACGGCCTGGCGCAGGCCGAGGGGGACAAGTGGCGGCGTGTGGTGATCGAAAAGCCGTTCGGCCATGACCTGGAGTCGGCCCGGAAGCTGAACGACATCGTGGAGTCGGTATTCCCGCCGGACGCGGTGTTCCGGATCGACCATTATTTGGGCAAGGAAACGGTGCAGAACATCCTGGCGCTGCGCTTCGCCAACCAGTTGTTCGAGCCGTTGTGGAACGCCAACTACGTGGACCACGTCCAGATCACCATGGCCGAGGACATCGGTACCGGCGGCCGGGCAGGGTATTACGACGGCGTGGGCGCGGCCCGCGACGTGATCCAGAACCACCTGCTGCAGCTGCTCGCGCTCACGGCAATGGAAGAACCAATCTCCTTCAACGCCGATGACCTGCGCGCGGAGAAGGAAAAGGTCCTCGCCGCGGTCAAACTCCCGGAGGACCTGTCCACGCACTCCGCGCGCGGGCAGTTCACCGGAGGCTGGCAGGGCGGCGAGCAGGTCCAGGGCTACCTGGAGGAAGAAGGCATCCCGGCCGATTCCACCACCGAGACCTATGCGGCGATCCGCGTGGACATCCACACCCGCCGCTGGTCCGGCGTACCGTTCTACCTGCGCGCGGGCAAGCGGCTCGGCCGGCGGGTGACGGAGATCGCGGTGGTGTTCAAACGCGCACCGAACCTGCTGTTCCGCGACCACGGCGAGGATGACTTCGGCCAGAACGCCGTGGTCATCCGGGTCCAGCCTGACGAGGGCGTAACCATCCGGTTCGGGTCCAAGGTCCCGGGCACCCAGATGGAAGTCCGCGATGTGACCATGGACTTCGGATATGGCCACTCCTTCACCGAATCGAGCCCGGAGGCTTACGAGCGGCTGATCCTGGACGTGCTCCTCGGTGAGCCGCCGCTGTTCCCGCGGCATGAGGAAGTGGAGCTCTCCTGGAAGATCCTTGACCCGTTCGAGGAATACTGGGCCTCCCTGGCCGAACAGCCCGAACCCTACGCCCCCGGCTCCTGGGGCCCGGCCTCTGCTGATGAGCTGCTGGCCCGTGACGGACGAACCTGGAGAAGGCCATGA
- a CDS encoding glucose-6-phosphate dehydrogenase assembly protein OpcA: MIVNLPDTTTSKVSKRLMSLREQGGVIALGRVLTLVVVTKSGLEEEAIEAANDASREHPCRIIVLADAGKDAEDRLDAQIRVGGDAGASEVIVLRGYGQLAHESESLVAALLLPDAPIVAWWPHGAPENACETSIGAIAHRRITDSANEPDPQAALERIHHTYKAGDTDLAWTRLTNWRIQLAAALDGVDSSPVTAVAVEGASDSPSTILLAAWLTLTLDAPVTIVADPAGTGIRRVRLSRPGGDVQLFRPGLSVAELTQPGQPAQRISLPRRSLRDCLAEELRRLDPDEVFGEVITIGLPRTNLRSVRPSER, from the coding sequence ATGATCGTTAACCTGCCGGACACCACCACCTCGAAGGTGTCCAAGAGACTCATGTCCCTGCGCGAGCAGGGCGGCGTGATTGCCCTGGGCCGGGTGCTGACCCTGGTGGTCGTGACCAAGTCCGGGCTCGAGGAAGAAGCGATCGAGGCCGCCAACGACGCCAGCCGGGAACACCCCTGCCGGATCATAGTGCTCGCCGACGCCGGGAAAGACGCCGAGGACCGGCTCGACGCCCAGATCAGGGTCGGCGGGGACGCTGGTGCGTCCGAGGTGATCGTGCTGCGCGGCTACGGCCAGCTCGCGCACGAATCCGAGTCCCTGGTGGCTGCGCTGCTCCTCCCGGACGCCCCGATCGTGGCCTGGTGGCCGCACGGTGCCCCGGAGAACGCCTGCGAAACCTCCATCGGGGCAATCGCGCACCGCCGGATCACCGACTCCGCGAACGAACCGGACCCGCAGGCCGCGCTGGAACGGATCCACCACACCTACAAGGCCGGTGACACCGACCTCGCCTGGACCCGGCTGACCAACTGGCGCATCCAGCTCGCCGCGGCCCTGGACGGAGTCGATTCCTCCCCGGTGACGGCTGTCGCGGTCGAAGGTGCCTCGGACTCACCCTCGACGATCCTGCTGGCGGCCTGGCTCACCCTGACCCTGGATGCACCCGTCACCATCGTGGCGGACCCCGCCGGGACCGGCATCCGCCGCGTCCGGCTCTCCCGCCCCGGCGGTGACGTCCAGCTCTTCCGTCCCGGACTGTCCGTAGCAGAACTGACCCAGCCGGGCCAGCCCGCCCAGCGGATCTCCCTGCCGCGCCGCAGCCTTCGCGACTGCCTTGCAGAGGAACTCCGCCGCCTCGACCCGGACGAAGTGTTTGGCGAAGTGATTACTATTGGACTGCCACGAACCAATCTAAGGAGCGTCCGACCCAGTGAGCGTTGA
- the pgl gene encoding 6-phosphogluconolactonase, protein MAAIAARLITKLVDVQDKYGEATVVLTGGTVGIGTLKAVADSPAAPAVDWSKVNFWWGDERFVGSADPERNSRQAFDALLSRIPVDPERVHSPGSSDEFSTPEEAAEDYARQLREAAAAEHAADMSDDRPEEPSPLPRLDVVLLGVGPDAHIASLFPEQAGIREKDRTVVGVRNSPKPPPLRISLTLPAINTAAEVWMVVAGEDKAGAVGLALAGANPVQVPASGPRGTSRTLWLIDENAASRVPQQLVRKDAAGA, encoded by the coding sequence ATGGCCGCCATCGCGGCACGCCTGATCACCAAGCTTGTTGATGTCCAGGACAAGTACGGCGAAGCCACCGTGGTGCTCACCGGGGGAACCGTGGGGATTGGCACGCTGAAGGCTGTTGCGGACTCACCGGCGGCGCCCGCCGTGGACTGGTCGAAGGTCAACTTCTGGTGGGGCGACGAACGCTTTGTGGGGTCTGCGGATCCGGAGCGGAATTCCAGGCAGGCGTTTGACGCGCTGCTTTCCCGCATTCCGGTGGACCCGGAGCGGGTCCACTCCCCGGGTTCCTCCGATGAATTCAGCACTCCCGAGGAAGCAGCTGAGGACTATGCACGCCAGCTGCGGGAGGCCGCAGCAGCGGAGCACGCGGCTGACATGTCCGACGACAGGCCGGAGGAGCCGTCACCGCTCCCCCGGCTCGACGTGGTGCTGCTCGGCGTGGGGCCTGACGCCCATATTGCCTCACTGTTCCCGGAGCAGGCCGGGATCCGTGAAAAGGACCGCACGGTGGTGGGGGTGCGGAACTCCCCCAAGCCGCCGCCGCTGCGGATCTCGCTGACGCTGCCGGCCATCAATACGGCAGCGGAGGTGTGGATGGTTGTGGCCGGTGAGGATAAGGCCGGAGCAGTAGGACTCGCCCTGGCCGGAGCCAATCCGGTGCAGGTGCCCGCGTCCGGCCCGCGGGGAACATCCCGTACGCTGTGGCTGATCGATGAGAACGCCGCTTCACGTGTCCCGCAGCAGCTGGTCCGGAAGGATGCCGCGGGCGCGTAG